In the genome of Candidatus Neomarinimicrobiota bacterium, one region contains:
- a CDS encoding pyridoxal-phosphate dependent enzyme: MVSLADIKDAHERIEPYIHRTPILTSATLDQMSEATMFFKCENFQKAGAFKARGATNAILSLSDEDAKRGVATVSSGNHGAALAKAAQIRGIPVTVIMPYNSAKIKFEAVKSYGAEIITCEPDQISRESALQEYVSKTDVAVIHPYNDERIIAGQGTAGLELMEGQPELDAVISPVSGGGLLSGTALAVKGMNSNTDVFGAEPEGADDTFLSMKAGEIVPNKRVDTIADGLRSQIGILTFPIIQRMVTGIITVTDAEIIDAMELIWERMKILVEPSGAISLAAVLKEKSLFQRKKVGIILSGGNVDLFTLPF; the protein is encoded by the coding sequence TTGGTCTCACTAGCTGATATAAAAGATGCGCATGAGCGTATCGAACCCTACATTCATCGAACGCCAATTCTTACCTCTGCTACATTGGATCAAATGTCCGAGGCAACGATGTTTTTTAAATGTGAGAATTTTCAGAAAGCCGGTGCTTTCAAAGCTCGCGGTGCGACCAATGCAATTTTGAGTTTATCCGATGAAGATGCCAAGCGAGGCGTGGCAACAGTTTCATCCGGGAATCACGGCGCCGCTTTGGCAAAAGCTGCTCAGATTCGAGGAATTCCTGTTACAGTTATAATGCCTTATAACTCAGCCAAGATCAAATTTGAAGCAGTTAAATCTTATGGTGCCGAAATTATCACCTGCGAACCGGATCAAATCTCCCGTGAATCTGCTCTTCAAGAATATGTATCCAAAACAGATGTGGCAGTTATTCATCCTTATAATGATGAACGCATTATTGCAGGTCAGGGAACAGCTGGGCTTGAACTCATGGAAGGTCAACCGGAATTGGACGCTGTTATTTCGCCTGTGAGTGGAGGCGGACTGCTTAGCGGAACGGCTCTGGCGGTGAAAGGGATGAATTCAAACACGGATGTATTTGGCGCCGAGCCGGAAGGGGCTGATGATACGTTTTTGTCTATGAAAGCGGGAGAAATTGTCCCGAATAAAAGAGTCGATACGATTGCGGATGGATTACGGTCCCAAATTGGAATACTTACTTTCCCGATAATTCAAAGAATGGTAACAGGAATTATAACTGTGACGGATGCAGAAATAATTGATGCAATGGAATTGATTTGGGAACGGATGAAAATTTTGGTTGAGCCATCAGGCGCAATTTCTCTAGCTGCAGTGTTGAAAGAAAAGTCCTTATTTCAGAGGAAGAAAGTGGGAATTATTCTTTCAGGTGGAAATGTGGATTTATTCACATTACCCTTTTAA
- a CDS encoding dipeptide epimerase: MELSWATYRIECTHPFGLSRGTVNYYDIVYIYLTGDGFIGRGEAAPSKRYDESTSAIVDLLEKGIEIPSLDDEYESWENKLTGQTIGIKALESALSMAALDWWCQRDEIPLHQLLHANKDATPQTSFTVAIGDLDEIPQKIKEAKPYAIIKVKLGTDEDKEIINAVRGCTDKPIRVDANEGWTLAQGIEMCQWLSERNVQFVEQPLPSDSLDESSVLRDESPLPIFADENSISAEDIPKIAYAFDGINIKLMKCGSLFEAKRMIESARKHDLKIMLGCMVESSIGITAAAHLSPLVDFADLDGNLLISNDPYQGVSVENGKLVLPDGNGAGITLRSGIEGLI, translated from the coding sequence TTGGAATTAAGCTGGGCAACATATCGAATAGAATGCACGCATCCGTTTGGTTTATCACGCGGAACGGTAAATTATTACGATATTGTGTATATCTATTTGACGGGAGATGGTTTTATTGGGCGAGGAGAGGCAGCTCCGTCCAAGCGATATGATGAATCCACTTCTGCTATTGTGGATCTATTAGAAAAAGGGATTGAAATTCCGTCTTTAGATGATGAGTATGAATCTTGGGAAAATAAATTAACTGGCCAAACTATAGGTATTAAAGCGCTAGAGTCCGCTTTGAGTATGGCTGCTTTAGATTGGTGGTGCCAACGTGATGAAATTCCGTTACATCAGTTATTACATGCCAATAAAGATGCAACGCCGCAAACTTCTTTCACTGTTGCGATTGGCGATTTAGATGAAATTCCACAAAAAATCAAAGAAGCAAAGCCCTATGCAATTATTAAGGTGAAGCTTGGGACAGATGAAGATAAAGAAATCATTAATGCAGTCCGCGGTTGCACCGATAAACCTATTCGAGTAGATGCAAATGAAGGCTGGACTCTCGCACAAGGAATTGAAATGTGTCAATGGTTATCGGAACGAAATGTGCAATTTGTGGAACAGCCATTACCATCGGATTCTCTGGATGAATCTTCTGTTTTACGCGATGAGTCTCCGCTTCCAATTTTTGCGGATGAAAATTCAATTTCTGCTGAAGATATTCCAAAAATAGCGTATGCCTTTGATGGAATTAATATCAAACTAATGAAATGTGGAAGTTTGTTTGAAGCGAAGCGAATGATTGAATCTGCAAGAAAACATGATTTAAAAATTATGTTGGGTTGTATGGTGGAATCGTCTATAGGGATTACGGCAGCTGCTCATTTATCTCCGTTGGTTGATTTCGCCGATCTTGATGGAAACCTTCTGATTTCGAATGATCCATATCAAGGCGTTAGCGTTGAAAATGGGAAATTGGTTCTTCCGGATGGAAATGGGGCAGGAATTACTTTAAGATCTGGAATTGAGGGGTTGATATGA
- a CDS encoding DUF1611 domain-containing protein yields MLNKTGNMLLRYRPEDVCAVISPEHAGKTAQDVIGYGGKIPVVSSFAKAQYTKPDTLVLGGAPQGGIISQLVRSEINHALESGCDIISGMHTFLNDDPEIRNLAEQYSCTLTDLRRPPNPPHFPKGLWKDRKIPVLLVVGSDCDTGKMTTAWELANRLKKKGLNAEFLGTGQTGILLSGNGVPIDAVVSDFMAGEIEHSIEKIGECDLIIVEGQGSLTNQYYAGVTLGLLHGSMPDFLVMTHEVVRKSDTTGFPSAKLRDCMPTYIDLMKPFKSSRFVGINLLTVNQPEKEAKKTISDIESKIGIPTTDLVRFGDQSLIDSILKDVQNWN; encoded by the coding sequence ATGCTTAATAAGACGGGCAATATGCTTCTCAGGTACAGGCCAGAGGACGTGTGCGCTGTAATTTCCCCCGAGCATGCGGGGAAAACTGCACAAGATGTTATTGGATATGGTGGAAAAATTCCGGTGGTTTCTTCATTTGCCAAAGCGCAATACACTAAACCTGATACACTTGTATTAGGTGGTGCTCCTCAAGGCGGGATCATTTCTCAATTAGTTCGTTCAGAAATAAATCACGCATTGGAAAGTGGATGTGATATCATTAGTGGAATGCACACTTTTTTGAATGATGACCCAGAAATAAGAAATTTGGCGGAACAATATTCATGTACGCTCACTGATTTAAGGCGGCCACCCAATCCGCCTCATTTCCCGAAAGGTTTATGGAAAGATCGAAAAATTCCAGTTCTGTTGGTTGTTGGCTCTGATTGCGATACAGGAAAAATGACCACTGCTTGGGAATTGGCAAACCGATTGAAGAAAAAAGGACTGAACGCTGAATTTCTCGGAACGGGCCAGACGGGAATTTTGCTGAGCGGGAATGGTGTCCCAATTGATGCTGTTGTGTCAGATTTTATGGCAGGTGAAATTGAACATTCCATTGAAAAAATTGGCGAATGTGATCTCATTATTGTAGAAGGACAGGGATCCTTAACCAATCAATATTATGCAGGTGTTACACTTGGACTTTTGCATGGATCGATGCCGGACTTTCTTGTGATGACTCACGAAGTTGTAAGAAAATCGGATACCACAGGGTTTCCATCTGCAAAGCTCCGAGATTGCATGCCAACATATATTGATCTTATGAAACCTTTTAAGTCTTCCCGATTTGTAGGTATCAATCTGTTAACGGTAAACCAACCTGAAAAGGAAGCGAAGAAAACCATATCTGATATTGAATCAAAAATCGGAATTCCCACCACCGATCTTGTTCGATTTGGCGATCAATCCTTGATCGATTCCATTCTAAAGGATGTGCAAAATTGGAATTAA
- a CDS encoding enoyl-CoA hydratase/isomerase family protein has translation MQTLLIQNQNGIATITINRPDVLNAVNDVVVSELSQALTDAISEESIGVIILTGAGEKAFVAGADIKKMSKMNSNEALEFGKNGQEMTSIIENSPKPVIAAVNGFAFGGGCEIALACHIRIASDTAVFSQPEVKLGLIPGWGGTQRLPKIVGKGKANEMILTGEMVSADEAYRIGLVNATVAHKDLEESCRKMGETMLHNSPNAIAKSLASINAGSGISIEDGLDIEVNNFSQLFSTEEAKEGLTAFIEKRPPNFRS, from the coding sequence ATGCAAACATTATTGATACAGAATCAGAACGGAATAGCTACCATAACCATTAATCGCCCAGACGTTTTGAATGCGGTTAATGATGTGGTTGTGTCAGAACTGAGTCAAGCTTTAACTGATGCAATTTCTGAAGAGTCCATTGGTGTTATTATTCTCACCGGAGCAGGCGAAAAAGCATTTGTTGCCGGTGCGGACATCAAAAAAATGTCAAAAATGAATTCTAATGAAGCGCTTGAATTTGGGAAAAACGGGCAAGAAATGACTTCAATCATTGAAAATTCACCGAAACCTGTCATTGCAGCTGTGAATGGTTTTGCTTTTGGTGGAGGGTGCGAAATAGCGTTAGCATGTCATATTCGAATAGCGAGTGACACTGCTGTTTTTTCCCAGCCGGAAGTAAAGTTAGGATTAATACCCGGTTGGGGTGGTACCCAACGGTTGCCGAAAATTGTGGGAAAAGGGAAAGCAAACGAAATGATTTTAACCGGCGAAATGGTTTCTGCGGATGAAGCCTATCGGATTGGGCTCGTGAATGCAACGGTGGCGCATAAAGACCTTGAAGAGTCATGTCGAAAAATGGGAGAGACAATGCTTCATAATAGTCCCAATGCTATTGCTAAATCGCTTGCATCGATTAATGCGGGGTCCGGTATTTCGATAGAAGATGGATTGGATATCGAAGTCAATAATTTCAGCCAATTATTTAGCACAGAAGAAGCTAAAGAAGGACTGACTGCGTTCATCGAAAAGCGTCCGCCAAACTTTCGATCCTAA
- the mce gene encoding methylmalonyl-CoA epimerase, with amino-acid sequence MKILRIEHVGIAVESIEKDAPFWKHILGIQHLGTESVKGQGVTTDIYNTEHGKIELLEALGVDSPMVKFLKKRGPGMHHICLEVENIFEAIRELKDNSIETITDEPSVGAEGMLVIFIHPNSTGGVLVELSQKPK; translated from the coding sequence ATGAAAATTCTTAGAATTGAACATGTGGGGATAGCTGTTGAAAGCATTGAAAAAGACGCACCTTTTTGGAAACACATTTTAGGAATACAACATTTGGGAACAGAATCGGTGAAAGGCCAAGGGGTTACGACAGATATTTATAATACGGAACATGGAAAAATTGAACTATTGGAAGCTTTGGGTGTCGATTCGCCGATGGTAAAATTTCTTAAAAAACGTGGACCGGGCATGCATCATATTTGTCTTGAAGTAGAAAACATTTTTGAAGCAATAAGAGAATTAAAAGATAATAGTATTGAAACGATTACCGATGAGCCATCGGTTGGCGCTGAGGGAATGTTGGTAATATTCATCCATCCGAATAGCACCGGTGGCGTGCTTGTCGAACTTTCACAGAAACCAAAGTAA
- the uvrB gene encoding excinuclease ABC subunit UvrB, giving the protein MMAEFKIHSEFEPKGDQPQAISSLVGGLKQKLDHQVLLGVTGSGKTFTMAQVIQEVQRPTLIISHNKTLAAQLYGEFKQLFPENAVEYFISYYDYYQPEAYLPVTDTFIEKDMAVNEEIDRLRLKTTTALLERKDVIVVSSVSCIYGIGSPDEYRDQIVRIVKGKPLHRKEVFTKLIHIHYARNDTVLERGNFRVRGDVIEIFPAYDVACTRIEMFGTEVDSITRFDPLTGEILGEMDSVIIYPAKHFVTDKKQIKGIVKTIRKELDEKLSDFRKNNKLLEAQRLEQRTNFDLEMMMELGYCSGIENYSRYFSGRKAGEKPFTLLDFFPDNYMTFIDESHVTLSQVQGMYNGDRARKLTLVEHGFRLPSALDNRPLQIDEFMKMQNQVTYVSATPSDRELELANGIIAEQLIRPTGLLDPIVKTRSTNGQMDDLVNEIQNRTKMNERCLITTLTKRMAEDLTEYLRGLSLRVRYLHSDIHTLDRVKILRDLRLGEFDVLVGINLLREGLDLPEVSLVAVLDADKQGFLRSKSSLMQVAGRAARHLNGTVILYGDKITEAMQYLISETKRRRKVQQKYNITHNIEPKSVYKSMDDILHSTAVADSLQEKDAFQPKTKRKGIDFDQLDKQLALEMMRKEMLEAADDLEFEQAAKLRDEIQKFEKELAGIFEGGKSS; this is encoded by the coding sequence ATTATGGCAGAGTTCAAGATTCATTCGGAATTCGAACCCAAAGGTGATCAGCCGCAGGCAATATCCTCATTGGTGGGCGGATTAAAACAGAAACTGGATCATCAAGTTTTACTTGGAGTAACTGGTAGTGGAAAAACGTTTACGATGGCGCAAGTGATTCAAGAAGTCCAGCGTCCAACATTGATTATATCGCACAACAAAACATTAGCCGCACAACTTTATGGTGAATTCAAGCAGCTTTTCCCGGAAAATGCTGTGGAATATTTTATTTCGTATTATGATTATTATCAACCTGAGGCGTACCTACCTGTTACAGACACTTTTATCGAAAAAGATATGGCAGTGAATGAAGAAATTGATCGCCTAAGGCTGAAAACCACCACTGCGCTATTGGAACGAAAAGATGTCATTGTTGTGAGCTCAGTTTCTTGTATCTATGGTATTGGATCTCCAGATGAATACCGTGATCAAATTGTGAGGATAGTAAAAGGAAAACCACTTCATAGAAAAGAGGTCTTTACAAAACTCATACATATTCATTATGCGCGAAACGATACAGTTCTAGAACGTGGTAATTTTCGAGTGCGCGGAGATGTAATTGAAATTTTCCCCGCTTACGATGTGGCCTGCACACGAATAGAAATGTTTGGAACTGAAGTGGATTCCATCACTCGATTCGATCCCCTTACCGGAGAAATTCTGGGTGAAATGGACTCAGTCATTATTTATCCTGCAAAACATTTTGTAACCGATAAAAAGCAAATTAAGGGAATCGTTAAAACCATTCGTAAAGAACTCGATGAAAAGCTATCGGATTTCAGAAAAAATAATAAACTATTAGAAGCACAGCGATTGGAACAAAGAACCAATTTTGATCTAGAAATGATGATGGAACTAGGTTACTGCTCCGGGATTGAAAATTATTCTCGCTATTTCTCAGGTCGAAAGGCGGGGGAAAAGCCATTTACATTATTAGACTTTTTTCCTGATAACTACATGACTTTTATAGATGAGTCACATGTCACACTTTCTCAGGTGCAGGGAATGTATAATGGCGATCGTGCTCGAAAATTAACACTTGTGGAACATGGTTTTCGTCTACCAAGCGCATTGGATAATCGTCCGCTTCAAATAGATGAATTTATGAAAATGCAAAACCAGGTGACTTATGTTTCGGCAACACCGTCTGATCGTGAGCTTGAATTGGCTAATGGTATAATTGCAGAGCAATTAATTCGCCCAACCGGATTGCTTGATCCAATAGTGAAAACTCGCAGCACAAATGGACAAATGGATGATCTTGTGAATGAAATACAGAACCGGACAAAAATGAATGAACGTTGTCTCATTACAACCTTAACAAAACGTATGGCAGAAGATTTAACGGAATATTTGCGTGGACTAAGTCTCAGAGTGAGATATTTACATAGCGATATTCATACTTTAGACCGAGTTAAAATTTTACGTGATCTTCGTCTTGGTGAATTTGATGTTTTAGTTGGTATTAATCTTTTGAGAGAAGGATTAGACCTTCCTGAAGTATCTTTGGTGGCTGTTTTGGATGCAGATAAGCAAGGGTTTCTTAGATCAAAGAGTTCGCTAATGCAAGTGGCGGGTAGAGCGGCACGTCATTTAAACGGGACAGTTATCCTTTACGGCGATAAAATCACTGAAGCGATGCAATACCTCATTAGTGAAACAAAACGTCGCCGAAAAGTTCAGCAGAAATACAATATAACCCATAATATTGAACCGAAATCTGTTTACAAATCTATGGATGATATTTTGCATAGCACTGCTGTTGCAGATTCACTTCAGGAAAAAGATGCGTTTCAACCAAAGACAAAACGCAAAGGGATAGATTTTGATCAGTTGGATAAACAGCTTGCGCTTGAAATGATGCGAAAGGAAATGTTGGAAGCAGCAGATGATTTAGAATTTGAACAAGCAGCAAAATTGAGAGATGAAATTCAGAAATTTGAAAAAGAATTGGCTGGAATTTTTGAAGGAGGCAAATCTTCATGA